In one window of Microtus ochrogaster isolate Prairie Vole_2 unplaced genomic scaffold, MicOch1.0 UNK56, whole genome shotgun sequence DNA:
- the Ms4a5 gene encoding membrane-spanning 4-domains subfamily A member 5 — MDSNNKNSPMFLVFPPEVTSPEQQTTLTASAYNAQNRVQKVLIRKLKVLGTTQILCGIMNFSFGVVFLFTLVNPYPRFPFIFISGYPFWGSALFINSGAFLIALKRKTTDYMIKMSQVMNLLSALGATAGIILLIFGFLLDGEFICGYSPDASQCAAITTLFIGILAMLMIFSITELFISLFSSTLWYTRE, encoded by the exons ATGGATTCAAACAATAAGAATAGTCCCATGTTCCTGGTATTTCCTCCAGAGGTCACCAGTCCAGAACAACAAACAACTCTTACAGCCTCAGCCTATAATGCCCAAAACCGAGTGCAGAAAGTCCTTATTAGAAAACTGAAGGTCTTAGGG ACAACCCAGATCCTGTGTGGAATCATGAACTTTTCATTTGgagttgttttccttttcaccTTGGTAAACCCATATCCAAggtttccttttatatttatctcAGGATATCCATTTTGGGGCTCTGCTTTG ttcATTAACTCTGGAGCATTTCTGATtgcactgaaaagaaaaactacGGACTATATG ATAAAAATGAGCCAGGTGATGAATTTACTTAGTGCCCTGGGAGCAACAGCTGGAATCATTCTCCTGATATTTGGTTTCCTTCTAGATGGAGAATTCATCTGTGGCTATTCTCCAGATGCTAGTCAGTGTGCTGCTATTACCACTCTGTTCATT GGGATTTTGGCTATGCTGATGATCTTCAGCATTACTGAGCTGTtcatctccctcttttcctcaaCTTTGTGGTACACCAGAGAATAA